A single region of the Undibacterium piscinae genome encodes:
- a CDS encoding TIGR02099 family protein codes for MDQSRQSGKPNKIVSLFNLLCHSCISFAAVCGILFRLALKLTVISYFIFCAIFLSLRYGILPNIDAYKTDIERIASHSIGRNLSISSISASWQGINPRLMLNNVVVLDQNGRSALVLPNVSATLSWWSVVAADLRFKKIEVIRPSLNIRRDAAGIIYVAGISIDTQKQANGTGLDWLLAQHEIEIRQGSLSWTDQLRSAPELVLANVNFILNNQWGHHKFALKAQPPLSLAAPVDVRGSFRHPAFTRSKSDFSSWTGELYADLRQADLSVLKVYFDYPADLQKGMGTIRSWTTFEKGRIADFTADVRLNDVLGKLRHDLPVFDMAQVSGRLIAAERAAFGAKYLPSLFGQGGHTISLVDFSMQTREGIWLPSMTIRESFIPGEKGRPQKVELYATVLDLQALADVAERLPLPLDQRQMLIDFAPQGQLKDFSAQWQGVYPEISAYHVKGQFINLAMKPQAAQIARPQTAKNPARPAVPAIPGFEQLSGSLDANDRGGSFVLNSNNLTLQFPGYFVNPLMPFDKLQMQARWQFESKERFVFQISKMDFQQDGMSASLSGKHVMTTLSPAAEQKNEVDISGKLTGFDLKQLDRYVPADTPTDLRHWLTTAILDGRADDVSVRVKGDLAQFPFNNIAGKLIGKSEFLVKGKLTGGKLDFEPGYLSEDGKSSLWPVIDNIKGSFVFDRARMEIRGDTAKTLTADLLKVKTVIPDLLSDNPILYIEGNAGAGLQTMLQYVKASPVNGWLEHFLEDSKATGNAQLQLKLQLPLNHFTDSKVQGVLHFANNEALLQPSIPLISGVNGKLDFNEKGVNLTGLKGSLLGGPVVASGGTQKDGSIRIRLDGTVTSDGLRKNFPGTVIAQLSDKIAGATRYNAQINVKKHQPELIIESSLQGLALNFPAPVKKLANEYLPVRFEMTPLASNNPSLWRDEIKLSLGAVISARYQRQKTDEKNAAWQMLRGGIGVNVAAPEPDSGLSANIDFRSLNVDEWRALMATESVTATTALATVNQLGHAPTLDLSPYIEPNVLAVRTSELLVMGKKLDNVVVGASYQNGVWQANIDSSQTSGYLRWNESSNAQGAGNVTARLSRLIIPASAASDVSEIFEGKKTSAQIPGLDIVADNFELFNKKLGQLELLASNLPVATGREWRIKKISLKNEDAELKGTGKWSSRSGEGITDLSYVLDVENAGKLLDRFGFLSVMRGGRGKLEGDIRWNGLPYEMDIPSMTGKIQLDLAAGQFLKVDPGAAKLLGVLSMQSLPRRLTLDFRDVFSDGFAFDGINGTAYIQQGAARTDNLKMRSVNATVLMDGSADIAKETQDVHVAVIPEINAGTASVVYALAVNPVIGLGTFLAQLFLREPLARAFTYEYQITGPWKDPHVRKINNRENQAGKP; via the coding sequence ATGGATCAATCCCGGCAATCTGGTAAACCAAACAAAATAGTTAGTCTCTTTAATTTGCTTTGCCACTCGTGCATCTCTTTTGCCGCTGTCTGTGGCATCTTGTTTCGTCTTGCCCTGAAGCTGACCGTTATCAGCTATTTCATATTCTGCGCCATTTTTTTGAGCTTGCGTTATGGTATTTTGCCTAACATTGATGCTTATAAAACAGATATTGAGCGTATTGCAAGTCACTCAATAGGAAGAAATCTTAGTATTTCATCCATCAGCGCTTCATGGCAAGGAATTAATCCACGTCTGATGCTTAATAATGTCGTGGTGCTTGACCAGAATGGCCGCAGTGCCTTGGTGCTGCCTAACGTCAGTGCAACGCTTTCATGGTGGTCGGTTGTGGCCGCCGATTTACGCTTTAAAAAAATAGAAGTCATACGACCGTCGCTGAATATCCGCAGGGATGCGGCAGGCATCATCTATGTGGCCGGGATTTCGATTGACACACAAAAACAAGCAAATGGAACAGGTCTCGACTGGCTGTTGGCGCAACACGAAATAGAGATACGCCAGGGATCTCTAAGCTGGACCGATCAATTACGTTCGGCTCCTGAGTTGGTTTTGGCTAATGTTAACTTTATTTTGAATAATCAATGGGGACATCATAAATTCGCACTAAAGGCACAACCTCCGCTTAGTTTGGCTGCCCCGGTTGATGTCAGGGGTAGTTTCCGGCATCCGGCGTTTACCCGAAGTAAATCGGATTTTTCCAGTTGGACCGGCGAACTGTACGCGGATTTGCGGCAAGCCGATTTATCCGTCTTGAAAGTATATTTCGACTATCCGGCAGATCTGCAAAAAGGCATGGGAACGATACGCTCCTGGACCACTTTTGAAAAAGGTCGTATCGCGGACTTTACTGCAGACGTAAGATTAAATGATGTTCTCGGTAAGTTGCGTCATGACCTCCCTGTGTTTGATATGGCTCAAGTTAGCGGTCGCTTGATTGCGGCGGAACGGGCGGCATTTGGAGCCAAATATTTGCCATCCTTATTCGGGCAAGGCGGACATACGATTTCCCTGGTTGATTTTTCCATGCAGACGCGGGAAGGTATCTGGCTTCCTTCCATGACGATCCGTGAGAGCTTCATTCCTGGCGAAAAGGGAAGGCCGCAGAAAGTCGAGTTGTACGCCACAGTGCTTGATTTACAGGCGCTTGCCGATGTTGCGGAACGCTTGCCATTGCCTTTGGATCAGCGCCAGATGCTGATCGATTTTGCACCTCAAGGTCAGCTCAAGGATTTCTCTGCGCAATGGCAGGGCGTCTATCCGGAGATCTCTGCGTATCATGTAAAAGGGCAATTCATTAATCTGGCTATGAAGCCGCAGGCGGCACAAATAGCGCGCCCTCAGACGGCAAAAAATCCGGCGCGACCAGCGGTGCCGGCGATTCCTGGTTTTGAACAATTGTCCGGTTCGCTCGATGCCAACGATAGGGGCGGAAGCTTCGTCCTTAATTCAAATAATTTGACCTTGCAGTTTCCCGGTTACTTTGTCAATCCGCTCATGCCTTTTGATAAGTTGCAGATGCAGGCTCGCTGGCAATTTGAGAGCAAGGAGAGGTTTGTTTTTCAAATTAGTAAGATGGATTTCCAGCAAGATGGAATGAGCGCTTCGTTGAGTGGCAAGCATGTCATGACTACGCTTAGTCCGGCTGCAGAGCAAAAAAATGAAGTGGATATTTCAGGGAAACTGACCGGCTTTGATTTGAAACAGTTGGATCGCTATGTCCCGGCTGACACTCCGACCGACTTGCGTCATTGGTTGACCACGGCCATTCTGGATGGGCGTGCCGATGACGTCAGCGTTCGCGTCAAAGGCGATCTCGCCCAATTCCCCTTTAATAATATTGCAGGGAAACTTATAGGGAAATCCGAGTTTCTGGTGAAAGGTAAGTTAACTGGTGGCAAACTCGATTTTGAACCTGGTTATTTATCTGAAGATGGAAAATCGAGTTTGTGGCCGGTCATCGATAACATCAAGGGCAGTTTTGTTTTTGATCGTGCCAGAATGGAGATCCGCGGCGATACCGCTAAAACCCTGACGGCTGATCTTCTCAAGGTAAAGACAGTGATCCCGGATCTGTTGAGTGACAATCCCATCTTGTACATAGAAGGCAATGCTGGCGCCGGTTTGCAAACTATGTTGCAGTATGTGAAAGCCAGTCCTGTCAATGGTTGGCTGGAGCATTTTCTTGAGGATTCTAAGGCAACAGGTAACGCACAATTACAGCTTAAGCTGCAACTGCCATTAAATCATTTTACAGATTCCAAGGTGCAGGGCGTGTTGCATTTTGCAAATAATGAAGCGCTGCTGCAACCGAGTATTCCGCTGATTTCAGGGGTTAACGGTAAACTTGATTTTAATGAAAAAGGCGTCAACCTTACCGGTCTTAAAGGCTCGCTATTGGGTGGTCCGGTGGTGGCGAGCGGTGGAACGCAAAAAGACGGCAGCATACGTATCAGACTCGATGGTACGGTGACATCGGATGGCTTACGTAAGAATTTCCCGGGAACGGTGATTGCGCAACTGTCCGATAAGATAGCCGGGGCGACACGTTATAACGCACAGATTAATGTCAAAAAACATCAGCCGGAACTGATTATTGAATCTTCGCTTCAGGGGCTTGCTCTTAATTTTCCGGCTCCAGTAAAAAAATTGGCAAACGAGTATTTGCCCGTGCGCTTTGAGATGACTCCGCTTGCATCGAATAATCCGTCCTTGTGGCGCGACGAAATTAAACTGAGTTTGGGCGCGGTTATTTCGGCCCGCTACCAGAGACAAAAAACAGATGAGAAAAATGCTGCATGGCAAATGCTGCGCGGCGGGATAGGTGTCAATGTTGCGGCACCGGAGCCGGATAGCGGCTTGAGCGCGAATATTGATTTCAGGTCTTTGAATGTGGATGAGTGGCGCGCTTTGATGGCTACCGAGAGTGTTACCGCAACAACGGCACTTGCAACCGTTAATCAGTTGGGGCATGCTCCTACGCTAGACTTGTCCCCGTATATAGAGCCGAATGTGCTGGCAGTGCGCACTTCTGAGTTATTGGTGATGGGTAAAAAGCTCGATAACGTCGTGGTCGGAGCTTCTTACCAGAATGGCGTATGGCAGGCAAATATCGATTCTAGTCAGACCTCAGGTTATCTGCGCTGGAACGAATCGAGCAATGCCCAGGGGGCCGGTAATGTGACGGCACGCTTGAGCCGCCTGATTATTCCAGCCTCCGCAGCTTCTGATGTCTCTGAAATTTTCGAGGGGAAAAAAACTTCAGCGCAGATACCAGGGCTTGATATCGTGGCGGACAATTTTGAGCTTTTCAATAAAAAACTCGGACAGTTGGAATTGTTGGCCAGCAATCTGCCGGTGGCGACCGGGCGCGAATGGAGAATTAAAAAAATCTCCCTGAAAAATGAAGATGCGGAATTAAAAGGCACGGGCAAATGGTCAAGCCGTTCGGGCGAAGGGATTACTGACCTAAGTTATGTGCTTGATGTAGAGAATGCCGGAAAATTATTGGATCGCTTTGGTTTTTTGAGTGTGATGCGCGGTGGCCGTGGCAAGCTGGAGGGGGATATCCGTTGGAACGGCTTACCCTATGAGATGGACATTCCCAGTATGACGGGAAAGATACAATTGGACCTGGCGGCGGGGCAGTTTTTAAAGGTCGACCCTGGTGCTGCCAAGCTCTTGGGGGTATTGAGTATGCAGTCTTTGCCACGGCGCCTTACCCTGGATTTCCGGGATGTTTTTTCTGATGGATTTGCCTTTGATGGCATCAATGGTACTGCCTACATCCAACAA